Proteins from one Mobula birostris isolate sMobBir1 chromosome 10, sMobBir1.hap1, whole genome shotgun sequence genomic window:
- the LOC140204498 gene encoding probable G-protein coupled receptor 139, producing MHSPPRGLVYAVYYTILAAFAIPVNIVAIAILSRGRCGLSKCITRYLVSMAVTDLLVIVTAVLLNRIPGIYFPGSFLSITPVCSLNITLVYAARDCSVWLTVSFTLDRYVAICCQKLKTKYSTESTAALVIGTICAFGCLIDIPWYFLHAPVYVINNTPWYCQLKEIRYTSSMWAAFQWIDRLLTPCLPFFLIIFLNALTVRHILAASRARRRLRVQNTGETQKDPEMESRRKSIVLLFAISGSFILLWLAYVVQFFIERFQVNYKTNGFSDPKFIFLESANMLQMFSCCTNTFIYAVTQRKFREQVTVMVKYPWIRINNLVK from the exons ATGCACTCCCCGCCCAGAGGCCTGGTGTATGCTGTTTACTACACTATCCTAGCAGCCTTCGCAATACCAG TCAATATTGTGGCAATTGCTATACTGTCGCGAGGAaggtgcggtctctccaaatgtatcactcgGTACCTGGTGTCCATGGCGGTGACGGATCTGCTGGTCATTGTCACGGCCGTGTTGTTAAATCGGATTCCTGGCATTTATTTTCCCGGCAGTTTCTTGTCTATTACTCCCGTCTGCAGTCTCAACATCACACTAGTCTATGCAGCCAGGGACTGTTCCGTATGGTTAACAGTCTCATTCACCCTTGATCGATATGTAGCCATCTGTTGCCAGAAGTTGAAAACAAAATACTCCACCGAGAGTACGGCGGCGCTGGTCATCGGAACTATCTGTGCCTTCGGTTGCCTCATCGACATCCCCTGGTATTTCTTACACGCACCAGTCTACGTAATTAATAATACCCCCTGGTATTGTCAACTGAAGGAGATTCGATATACCTCATCAATGTGGGCGGCTTTTCAATGGATCGACCGACTATTAACCCCCTGTCTGCCATTCTTCCTCATAATTTTTCTTAACGCTCTGACCGTCAGGCACATTCTCGCGGCCAGCAGAGCCCGCAGGAGGCTCCGCGTTCAGAACACTGGAGAGACACAAAAGGATCCCGAGATGGAGAGTCGGAGAAAGTCCATCGTGTTACTCTTTGCTATTTCGGGTAGTTTCATCCTACTATGGTTGGCTTATGTTGTCCAGTTCTTTATTGAACGATTTCAAGTTAATTATAAAACCAACGGCTTCAGTGACCCTAAATTTATTTTCCTAGAAAGTGCTAACATGCTTCAAATGTTCAGTTGCTGCACGAACACTTTTATTTATGCAGTGACTCAGAGGAAATTCAGAGAGCAGGTAACCGTTATGGTAAAATACCCCTGGATCCGAATAAATAATTTAGTTAAATAG